The proteins below come from a single Prolixibacter sp. NT017 genomic window:
- a CDS encoding AAA family ATPase, giving the protein MFIFVENTLLKVEYFLNTHRYLVRESNDLIHRELVKDIDWEHRLIGIKGFRGVGKTTFLLQYVRDYFGEDKSCLYVNMNHFYFTRRRIFSFADEFYKRGGKVLILDQVHKYPEWATELRQCYDELPGLKVIFSGSPVLRVIEGNEALKDIAHVYHLEGLSFREYLNYRTGKNFTKVTLDDIINRHEEIARNIISSVRPLAYFPDYLKFGYYPYFINNQVFYTENLLKHVNLALEIDVTYLNQIELKYLPKLRKLLQIISAQMPLAPNVSKLSSEVETSRATVLNYLRYLKNARLINLLFPNGNNGQLKKPDLVYLHNTNLLHAIAPENINNRNLRQTFFYNQVGYQHKLTSTAEADFRVNGKYDFWVGGKYTQPEKHGQYGAADMIEIGDGNIIPLWLFGFLY; this is encoded by the coding sequence ATGTTTATTTTTGTTGAAAATACTTTACTCAAGGTGGAATACTTTCTTAACACACATCGCTATTTAGTCCGTGAGTCAAATGATTTGATTCACCGGGAGCTGGTCAAGGATATTGATTGGGAACATCGCCTGATTGGTATTAAAGGATTCAGAGGAGTGGGGAAGACCACCTTTCTGCTGCAGTATGTAAGAGATTATTTTGGCGAAGACAAGAGTTGTCTGTATGTCAACATGAATCATTTCTATTTCACCCGTCGCCGTATCTTTTCATTTGCCGACGAATTTTACAAGCGGGGTGGGAAAGTGTTGATTCTCGATCAGGTGCATAAGTACCCGGAATGGGCAACAGAGTTGAGGCAGTGTTACGATGAATTGCCCGGGTTGAAAGTCATTTTCAGCGGTTCACCGGTTCTTAGGGTAATAGAAGGTAACGAAGCTTTAAAAGATATTGCCCATGTTTATCACCTCGAAGGCCTTTCGTTTCGTGAGTATTTGAATTACCGTACAGGGAAAAATTTCACGAAAGTTACCCTGGATGATATTATCAACCGCCACGAGGAAATTGCCCGCAATATCATCAGTTCAGTGAGGCCTTTAGCTTATTTTCCGGATTACCTGAAGTTCGGTTATTATCCGTACTTTATCAATAACCAGGTTTTTTATACGGAAAATCTGTTGAAACACGTGAACCTGGCTCTGGAGATCGACGTTACATATCTCAACCAAATCGAGCTGAAATATCTGCCAAAGCTGCGAAAGCTGTTGCAGATCATCAGTGCTCAGATGCCTTTGGCGCCAAATGTGAGTAAATTGAGCTCCGAAGTGGAAACATCACGGGCAACCGTTCTGAATTACCTCCGTTACCTGAAAAATGCACGGCTTATCAACCTGCTTTTTCCCAATGGTAACAACGGTCAGCTGAAGAAACCCGATTTGGTATACCTACACAATACCAACCTGCTGCATGCCATTGCTCCCGAGAACATCAACAATCGTAACCTTAGGCAGACATTTTTCTACAATCAGGTTGGATACCAGCATAAACTAACCTCGACCGCTGAAGCCGATTTCCGTGTCAACGGAAAGTACGATTTCTGGGTTGGAGGAAAATATACGCAGCCGGAAAAACATGGGCAATACGGTGCCGCCGACATGATTGAAATAGGAGACGGCAATATTATTCCACTATGGTTATTCGGTTTTTTATATTGA
- the nifJ gene encoding pyruvate:ferredoxin (flavodoxin) oxidoreductase, whose protein sequence is MANKKKFITCDGNYAASHVSYMFSEVACIYPITPSSPMAESVDEWAAKGRENIFGQPVRLAEMQSEGGAAGAVHGSLQSGALTSTYTASQGLLLMIPNMYKIAGELLPTVFHVSARALATHALSIFGDHSDVYAARQTGFAMLASGSVQESMDLAGIAHLSTIKSRVPFIHFFDGFRTSHEIQKIEVLANEDMAPLVDMEALQEFRDRALNPEHPVTRGTAQNPDIFFQAKEASNVFYDDVPDIVENYMKEISKITGREYHPFTYYGAADAENIIIAMGSVTETIRETIDYLAAQGKKVGLVTVHLYRPFSAKYLLNVMPKSVKRIAVLDRTKEPGANGEPLYLDVREIFYGQKDAPMVVGGRYGLGSKDTTPAQVISVYNNLELPEPKNQFTVGIEDDVTFKSLPLLPEVKVSPEGLYEAKFYGLGSDGTVGANKNSIKIIGGATDKYCQAYFAYDSKKSGGFTASHLRFGDEPIRSTYLITTPDFVACHVPAYLTQYDVLKGLKKGGSFLLNTIWDEEETKKRLPDNMKRYLAENDINFYIINGTKLATEIGLGNRTNTIMQSAFFKITEVIPYEMAVDEMKKAIVKSYGMKGETIVNMNFAAVDAGGKNVQKIEVPADWAKLGTNGEATNGNRPDFIKNVVDVINAQKGDDLPVSTFKGIEDGTFPAGTTAFEKRGIAVDVPEWQAENCIQCNQCAYVCPHAAIRPFLVNEEEMVGVPEGTETIKANGKQFAGLQFRIQVAPLDCTGCGNCADVCPSKEKALVMKPLGTQEPEVERWDYFAGNVSYKDKLVDKNKTVKNSQFAQPLFEFSGACAGCGETPYVKLTTQLFGERMMIANATGCSSIYGGSAPATPYCSNNESGHGPAWANSLFEDNAEYGFGMAEGVNAQRERLANVMSKALNNGIDDAEREAFTEWLEGMANAEKSEAATAKVLDAIKGKDAAYAKEIESLKQYLVKKSMWIFGGDGWAYDIGYGGLDHVLASGEDVNVLVLDTEVYSNTGGQASKSTPVGAVAKFAASGKKIRKKDLGAMAMSYGYVYVAQVAMGASQSQYLKALREAEAYPGPSLIIAYAPCIAHGLRNSMGQSQNEEKRAVESGYWSLYRFNPLLEEEGKNPFQLDSKEPDWSQFQEFLNGEVRYTALKKSFPAEADELFKAAEENAKWRYRSYQRMAAMDWALEEK, encoded by the coding sequence ATGGCAAACAAAAAGAAGTTCATAACCTGTGATGGTAACTACGCTGCTTCACACGTCAGCTATATGTTTAGCGAAGTGGCTTGTATTTATCCCATTACGCCGTCATCTCCCATGGCGGAAAGTGTAGATGAATGGGCGGCTAAAGGCCGTGAAAACATTTTCGGACAACCGGTACGTCTGGCAGAGATGCAGAGTGAAGGTGGAGCTGCCGGTGCTGTTCACGGATCATTGCAGTCGGGTGCATTAACGTCAACTTATACTGCATCGCAGGGTCTGTTGCTGATGATCCCCAATATGTACAAAATTGCGGGTGAGCTTTTACCCACCGTGTTTCACGTAAGTGCCCGTGCTTTGGCAACTCACGCTTTGTCAATCTTTGGCGATCACAGTGACGTATATGCAGCCCGTCAAACTGGTTTCGCTATGCTGGCTTCGGGGTCTGTTCAGGAATCGATGGATTTGGCTGGTATCGCACACCTTTCGACCATTAAAAGCCGCGTACCTTTCATTCACTTCTTTGATGGTTTCCGTACTTCTCACGAGATACAGAAAATAGAAGTACTGGCAAATGAAGATATGGCACCGCTGGTTGACATGGAAGCATTGCAGGAATTTCGCGATCGCGCTTTGAATCCGGAACATCCTGTAACCCGTGGTACTGCACAGAATCCTGATATCTTCTTCCAGGCTAAAGAAGCTTCTAACGTTTTCTACGATGACGTTCCGGATATCGTTGAGAACTACATGAAAGAGATCAGCAAAATTACCGGTCGTGAATATCATCCATTCACTTACTACGGTGCAGCTGATGCTGAAAATATTATCATCGCCATGGGTTCGGTTACCGAAACCATTCGCGAAACTATCGATTATTTAGCTGCTCAAGGCAAGAAAGTAGGTTTGGTGACCGTACACCTGTATCGTCCGTTCTCAGCTAAATATCTGCTCAATGTAATGCCGAAGTCAGTTAAGCGTATTGCTGTACTCGACCGTACCAAAGAACCGGGAGCCAACGGTGAACCATTGTATCTCGACGTTCGTGAAATTTTCTACGGACAGAAGGATGCTCCGATGGTTGTTGGTGGTCGTTACGGTTTGGGTTCAAAAGATACTACTCCTGCACAGGTTATTTCGGTTTACAACAACCTGGAATTGCCAGAACCAAAAAATCAATTTACCGTAGGTATCGAAGACGACGTGACTTTCAAGTCGTTGCCGTTACTGCCTGAAGTAAAAGTATCACCCGAAGGATTGTACGAAGCTAAATTCTATGGTCTGGGATCGGATGGTACGGTTGGTGCCAACAAAAACTCCATCAAGATTATTGGTGGTGCAACCGACAAATATTGTCAGGCATATTTTGCTTACGATTCGAAAAAATCAGGTGGTTTTACTGCATCACACCTTCGTTTCGGTGACGAACCGATTCGCTCGACTTACCTGATTACAACTCCTGACTTCGTAGCTTGTCACGTACCGGCTTACCTTACTCAGTACGATGTACTGAAAGGTTTGAAAAAAGGCGGTTCCTTCCTGCTGAACACCATCTGGGATGAAGAAGAGACTAAAAAGCGTTTGCCGGATAATATGAAGCGTTACCTGGCCGAAAACGATATCAACTTCTACATCATCAATGGTACCAAGCTGGCTACTGAGATTGGTCTGGGTAACCGCACCAACACCATCATGCAGTCGGCGTTCTTCAAAATCACCGAAGTCATTCCTTACGAAATGGCTGTTGATGAGATGAAGAAAGCGATTGTAAAATCGTATGGTATGAAAGGTGAAACCATTGTCAACATGAACTTTGCAGCCGTTGATGCCGGTGGTAAAAACGTGCAGAAAATCGAAGTTCCTGCTGATTGGGCCAAACTGGGTACAAACGGTGAAGCTACCAACGGTAACCGTCCCGACTTCATCAAAAATGTGGTGGACGTTATCAACGCACAGAAAGGTGACGACTTGCCGGTTTCTACCTTCAAAGGCATCGAAGATGGTACGTTCCCGGCCGGAACAACCGCTTTCGAGAAACGTGGAATCGCTGTTGACGTACCGGAATGGCAAGCTGAAAACTGTATTCAGTGTAACCAGTGTGCCTATGTTTGTCCTCACGCTGCCATTCGTCCATTCCTGGTAAATGAGGAAGAAATGGTTGGCGTACCGGAAGGAACGGAAACCATCAAAGCCAACGGTAAGCAATTTGCCGGTCTGCAGTTCCGCATCCAGGTTGCACCGCTCGATTGTACCGGTTGTGGTAACTGTGCCGATGTTTGTCCTTCCAAGGAGAAAGCACTGGTGATGAAACCGCTGGGAACTCAGGAGCCGGAAGTAGAGCGTTGGGATTACTTTGCCGGCAACGTATCGTACAAGGACAAGCTGGTTGATAAAAACAAAACCGTTAAGAATTCACAGTTCGCTCAACCGCTCTTCGAATTCTCTGGTGCTTGTGCCGGTTGTGGTGAAACTCCTTACGTAAAACTCACCACTCAGCTCTTTGGCGAGCGCATGATGATTGCCAATGCTACCGGATGTTCTTCTATCTACGGTGGTTCAGCTCCGGCAACTCCTTACTGCTCCAACAACGAGAGTGGACACGGACCTGCATGGGCAAACTCACTGTTCGAAGACAATGCCGAGTATGGTTTCGGTATGGCTGAAGGTGTAAACGCACAGCGTGAGCGTCTGGCCAATGTCATGAGCAAAGCACTTAATAATGGTATTGACGATGCTGAACGTGAAGCCTTCACCGAATGGTTGGAAGGTATGGCTAACGCTGAGAAATCAGAAGCAGCTACCGCGAAAGTATTGGATGCCATCAAAGGAAAAGATGCCGCTTACGCGAAAGAAATCGAATCGCTGAAGCAGTATCTCGTTAAGAAATCGATGTGGATCTTCGGTGGCGACGGATGGGCATATGATATCGGTTACGGAGGTTTGGACCATGTATTGGCTTCCGGCGAAGATGTAAACGTATTGGTACTCGATACCGAGGTTTACTCGAACACCGGTGGACAGGCTTCCAAATCGACTCCGGTTGGCGCTGTAGCTAAATTTGCCGCTTCCGGTAAGAAAATCCGGAAAAAAGACCTCGGAGCAATGGCCATGAGTTACGGTTATGTTTACGTTGCTCAGGTTGCTATGGGAGCCAGCCAGTCGCAATACCTGAAAGCGCTGCGTGAAGCAGAAGCTTATCCGGGCCCGTCACTGATTATTGCTTACGCGCCTTGTATTGCACACGGACTCCGCAATTCAATGGGACAGTCGCAGAATGAAGAAAAACGTGCCGTTGAAAGCGGATACTGGTCGCTATACCGTTTCAACCCGCTGTTGGAAGAAGAAGGCAAAAATCCGTTCCAGCTCGATTCGAAAGAACCGGATTGGAGTCAGTTCCAGGAATTCCTGAATGGTGAGGTTCGTTATACTGCCTTGAAGAAATCGTTCCCGGCTGAAGCTGATGAGCTCTTCAAAGCTGCAGAGGAGAATGCCAAATGGCGCTACCGTTCATATCAGCGCATGGCTGCTATGGATTGGGCTCTGGAAGAAAAATAA
- a CDS encoding pitrilysin family protein produces MIKPDRNQQPDIFPVDKINFLQPEEHRLSNGSPVYLMHGGGQEIVKFDFLFRAGSWYDKRKLDSVMAASMLHEGTSSRTASQLAETFDFYGAQFNASPYYDNSYVSFLSLKKHLPTLLPVVADILRDSVFPENEFEILRQKRKQKALVDSKTVGISAQRNFLRQVMGTNHPYAPIKSYDYYDTVTREHAHEFYRNHYTSERMSIIASGHVDNKTMELLELSFGTPWGGKTDYAPDSSKLQLPDPEKIEIHKKGASQNAIAIGRLMPTLNHPDYPALKVLVTLLGGFYGSRLMKNLREDKGYTYSVHSSAIPFLQQGIFLTFSEVGTEVSEDAVRQIYHEMERLQNELVPEDELEMVRSYMMGRVLREFDGPFAMAQSFETIFEFGLTYGYYERLIETIRNITPAEIQHLAQQYLSPKDMTQVIAGNV; encoded by the coding sequence ATGATAAAGCCCGATAGAAATCAGCAACCGGACATCTTTCCGGTAGACAAAATAAATTTTCTTCAACCCGAAGAGCACCGGCTGAGCAATGGTTCTCCGGTTTACTTGATGCATGGCGGCGGGCAGGAGATTGTGAAGTTCGACTTTTTGTTTCGCGCTGGCAGTTGGTACGACAAGCGCAAGCTCGACAGCGTTATGGCCGCCTCGATGCTGCACGAAGGAACTTCTTCGCGAACGGCATCGCAACTGGCCGAGACATTCGATTTTTACGGCGCACAATTCAATGCCAGTCCGTATTATGACAACAGCTACGTTTCGTTCCTCAGCCTAAAAAAGCATCTGCCAACGTTACTTCCGGTGGTGGCCGATATTCTTAGGGATTCGGTATTTCCGGAAAACGAATTTGAAATTCTGCGGCAAAAGCGAAAGCAAAAGGCGCTGGTCGATTCCAAGACCGTCGGCATTTCGGCGCAACGTAACTTTTTACGCCAGGTGATGGGCACGAACCATCCGTATGCGCCTATCAAATCGTACGACTATTACGACACGGTTACCCGCGAACATGCGCATGAGTTTTACCGGAATCACTACACTTCCGAACGCATGAGCATTATCGCGTCAGGACATGTCGATAACAAAACGATGGAACTGCTGGAACTATCGTTTGGAACGCCCTGGGGTGGAAAAACAGATTACGCACCCGACTCAAGCAAATTGCAGCTTCCCGATCCCGAAAAGATAGAAATTCATAAAAAGGGTGCTTCGCAAAACGCCATTGCCATTGGCCGGTTGATGCCCACACTGAATCATCCGGATTATCCGGCGCTAAAAGTGTTGGTCACGCTGCTGGGCGGTTTTTATGGTTCACGTTTGATGAAAAATCTTCGGGAAGACAAAGGATATACCTATTCGGTGCATTCGTCAGCCATTCCATTCCTCCAACAGGGCATATTCCTGACTTTCTCCGAGGTGGGAACCGAAGTTTCCGAGGATGCTGTTAGGCAGATTTATCATGAAATGGAGCGGTTGCAAAATGAGCTGGTTCCGGAAGATGAGCTGGAAATGGTACGCAGCTACATGATGGGACGCGTGCTTCGCGAATTCGACGGCCCGTTTGCCATGGCGCAAAGCTTCGAAACCATCTTTGAATTCGGGTTAACCTATGGCTATTACGAACGCCTTATCGAGACCATCCGGAATATCACCCCGGCTGAAATTCAACACCTGGCACAGCAATACCTGTCGCCCAAAGACATGACGCAGGTAATTGCCGGAAACGTATAG
- a CDS encoding acyltransferase family protein, translating to MNRQTATTLKTDRIFAIDFFRGITMFLLIGESTHLYHYLIAPSLDGTIISAIGTQLHHHPWNGLRFWDLIQPFFMFIVGVSMPFSFGKRWQSGDSWNLTFRHALKRSFLLLFFGWALYCIGPGKLTFELWNVLAQLSFTYLVAFLLMRKSIPTQIIVTFLLLIGSELLYRLFWIPGFNQPFTPDHNFGSWVDLQLMGKLSGGHWVAFNAVPTTAHTMWGVLAGLVLKSDRSNRSKIEILLMAGLLGAVIGYALNPVTPIIKRICTSSFVLVSGGWSFIALALSFWMIDVLGYKKVPAFFAIVGMNPLFIYLLTNTGGSQWLWGIVKPFSSGIFSWTGKIPTEIITASIVWFLLWYICYFLYSKKIFIRI from the coding sequence ATGAATCGACAAACAGCTACTACGCTGAAGACCGATCGCATTTTTGCTATCGACTTTTTTCGCGGAATCACCATGTTCCTGCTTATCGGCGAATCCACTCATCTGTATCATTATCTGATTGCCCCATCCCTGGACGGAACGATTATTTCGGCTATTGGTACACAATTGCACCATCATCCGTGGAATGGTTTACGTTTTTGGGATTTAATTCAGCCCTTCTTCATGTTTATCGTCGGTGTTTCCATGCCATTCTCTTTCGGAAAACGATGGCAAAGCGGCGACAGCTGGAACCTCACTTTCCGGCACGCACTGAAACGTTCATTCCTTCTGCTCTTTTTCGGTTGGGCCTTGTACTGCATTGGGCCCGGGAAACTGACTTTTGAGCTCTGGAATGTGTTGGCACAGCTATCGTTCACTTATCTCGTAGCATTCCTGTTGATGCGAAAATCGATTCCAACGCAAATCATCGTCACGTTTCTCCTTTTAATCGGATCGGAATTGCTGTACCGATTGTTTTGGATACCCGGATTCAATCAACCTTTTACACCTGACCATAATTTCGGTTCATGGGTGGATTTACAGCTGATGGGGAAACTTTCTGGCGGTCATTGGGTGGCGTTCAATGCTGTTCCGACCACTGCACACACGATGTGGGGAGTTTTGGCCGGTCTGGTTCTGAAAAGTGACCGAAGTAACCGTAGCAAGATCGAAATACTACTGATGGCCGGTCTGCTTGGAGCTGTCATTGGCTACGCACTTAACCCGGTCACGCCCATTATTAAGCGAATTTGTACCAGTTCCTTTGTGCTCGTGAGCGGAGGTTGGAGTTTCATCGCGTTGGCACTTTCTTTCTGGATGATCGATGTACTCGGTTATAAAAAAGTGCCAGCCTTCTTTGCCATTGTGGGAATGAACCCACTGTTTATCTATTTGCTGACTAATACCGGCGGTTCCCAATGGCTCTGGGGAATTGTCAAACCTTTCAGCTCCGGGATTTTTAGCTGGACAGGAAAAATCCCAACAGAAATCATCACTGCTTCCATCGTTTGGTTCCTGCTTTGGTATATCTGCTATTTCTTATACAGCAAGAAGATTTTCATTCGAATTTAA
- a CDS encoding aminotransferase class IV encodes MTEMRSEEHPTPVNYPVELYEVIRVIRKVPLFLEEHLNRLYQSARLADVHHLPGPVALEEKVVSFLRNSKVTEGNIRLSLTVQSEEDSPEPTLTFIPHRYPKEKEYEEGVWLRTLMAQRELPNAKIYRPVLRQRTDEIIAEGKYYEVLLVNHEGYITEGSRSNVFFVKGNRLYTPPMQQVLPGITRKVILRLCIENDILISEEPVKISELDTFDAVFISGTSVKVLPVSRIDDHQFDHVNMLVRRIARLYDEQITSYIRNKIMP; translated from the coding sequence ATGACGGAAATGCGCTCGGAGGAGCATCCCACGCCAGTCAACTATCCCGTGGAGCTTTATGAAGTAATCCGGGTTATCCGAAAAGTCCCGCTTTTCCTGGAAGAGCATTTGAACCGGCTTTACCAATCGGCCCGGCTGGCGGATGTACATCACCTGCCCGGTCCGGTGGCGCTGGAGGAAAAAGTTGTGTCGTTTTTGCGAAACAGCAAAGTAACGGAAGGGAACATCCGCCTGTCGTTGACTGTTCAATCGGAAGAGGATTCGCCGGAGCCTACATTAACCTTTATTCCACACCGTTATCCGAAAGAAAAAGAATATGAGGAAGGAGTCTGGCTGAGAACCTTGATGGCTCAGCGAGAATTGCCCAATGCGAAAATCTACCGGCCGGTTTTGCGTCAGCGAACCGATGAGATTATTGCCGAAGGAAAATATTATGAGGTGCTGTTGGTAAATCATGAAGGTTACATCACCGAAGGAAGTCGTTCCAATGTATTTTTCGTTAAAGGAAACCGATTGTACACACCTCCTATGCAACAAGTATTGCCCGGTATTACCCGGAAAGTCATTCTTCGGTTATGTATCGAAAATGACATCCTGATAAGTGAGGAACCAGTTAAAATCTCGGAACTGGATACATTCGACGCTGTTTTTATTTCCGGAACATCTGTTAAAGTTTTGCCCGTTTCCCGCATTGATGATCACCAGTTTGACCATGTGAATATGCTCGTGAGAAGAATTGCCCGCCTGTATGACGAGCAAATTACCTCTTATATCCGGAACAAAATTATGCCCTGA
- a CDS encoding NIPSNAP family protein yields the protein MKRRNFFRSALLGAAGTALSTSVFAGERTSPSHRQFYELREYELVRLNRQEFLDQYFRYALIPALNRAGSKPVGVFREMKARYPGRMLLLIPYESGRDFFKVKEELAENKIYRNASKKYNALSVDDSVYTRYTTYLLEAISGFPEMKIPSGEPKVFELRNYQSYSEDASKRKIEMFNREELALFDEVGLSPLFFGKVLAGDTMPSLTYMLSFNDMNERDRLWKEFDESEKWKAMKDKPEYANSVSYVANRYYERLNYSQI from the coding sequence ATGAAGCGTCGTAACTTTTTTCGATCTGCCTTGTTGGGAGCCGCAGGCACAGCTCTTTCGACAAGCGTTTTTGCGGGAGAAAGGACTTCTCCGTCGCATAGACAGTTTTACGAATTACGGGAGTACGAACTGGTTCGTCTCAATAGGCAGGAGTTTCTCGATCAATATTTCAGGTATGCACTGATTCCAGCGCTAAACCGGGCCGGTTCCAAGCCGGTAGGTGTTTTCAGGGAGATGAAAGCGAGGTATCCCGGGCGGATGCTGTTGCTAATTCCTTACGAATCCGGAAGAGACTTTTTCAAGGTAAAAGAAGAGTTGGCTGAAAATAAGATCTACCGGAATGCATCGAAGAAGTACAATGCTCTTTCTGTCGATGATTCTGTTTACACCCGTTATACAACCTACTTACTGGAAGCTATTTCCGGTTTTCCGGAAATGAAAATTCCTTCCGGAGAACCGAAAGTTTTTGAATTGCGCAATTATCAAAGTTACAGCGAAGATGCCTCGAAAAGGAAGATAGAGATGTTTAACCGTGAAGAACTGGCATTGTTCGATGAGGTGGGACTTTCGCCGTTGTTTTTCGGGAAAGTGCTGGCCGGCGACACCATGCCGTCGTTAACCTATATGCTCAGTTTTAACGATATGAATGAGCGCGACAGGTTGTGGAAAGAGTTTGATGAAAGTGAAAAATGGAAAGCAATGAAAGACAAACCTGAATATGCCAACAGTGTTTCGTACGTTGCTAATCGATATTATGAAAGGCTGAATTATTCCCAGATATAG
- a CDS encoding glycosyltransferase family 2 protein: MDISVVVPLFNEEESLPELHAWITRVMNEHGFSFEVVYVDDGSNDGSWKWIEQQARDDEHARGVRFRRNYGKSAALHTAFEEARGDVVITMDADLQDSPDEIPELYRMIVEDGYDLVSGWKKKRYDPISKTLPSKLYNFTASKVTGIKLHDFNCGLKAYRNQVIKSIEVYGEMHRYIPYIAKQAGFTQIGEKVVQHRARKYGKTKFGLSRFIYGYLDLMSIYFISRFGKRPMHLFGTLGTFMFVIGFLTSLWLGAYKLYCVANGIHAEKVTDSPYFYLALSFMLMGTQLFLAGFLGELISRSAAERNVYLIEAKTDKGEKEI, from the coding sequence ATGGATATATCGGTTGTAGTACCCTTATTTAATGAGGAAGAGTCGCTGCCGGAACTGCACGCGTGGATCACGAGAGTGATGAATGAGCATGGGTTCTCGTTTGAAGTAGTGTACGTGGACGATGGCAGCAACGATGGTTCGTGGAAATGGATTGAGCAACAAGCCCGGGACGACGAGCATGCCCGTGGCGTTCGTTTTCGTCGCAACTATGGAAAGTCGGCTGCATTGCATACAGCCTTCGAAGAGGCGAGAGGTGACGTGGTGATTACGATGGATGCCGATTTGCAGGACAGTCCCGACGAAATTCCCGAACTGTACCGGATGATTGTTGAGGATGGCTATGATTTAGTTTCGGGGTGGAAGAAGAAGCGCTACGATCCGATTTCCAAAACACTACCGAGCAAGTTATATAATTTTACCGCCAGCAAAGTTACCGGCATAAAACTGCACGACTTCAACTGTGGTTTGAAAGCTTACCGTAACCAGGTGATAAAAAGTATTGAGGTATACGGCGAAATGCACCGGTACATTCCCTACATCGCGAAGCAAGCCGGTTTTACACAGATAGGAGAGAAGGTCGTTCAGCATCGGGCCCGGAAATACGGTAAGACTAAATTCGGTTTGAGCCGGTTTATTTACGGCTACCTCGATTTGATGTCGATCTACTTTATTTCCCGCTTTGGAAAACGGCCGATGCACCTGTTTGGAACGCTCGGAACGTTCATGTTTGTCATTGGTTTTCTCACCTCGTTGTGGTTGGGAGCCTACAAGTTGTATTGCGTGGCCAATGGCATTCATGCGGAAAAAGTGACGGACAGTCCCTATTTCTACCTGGCACTTTCCTTCATGCTAATGGGAACACAACTCTTTTTGGCGGGCTTTTTAGGTGAATTAATTTCCCGAAGTGCTGCTGAAAGAAATGTGTATCTGATCGAAGCAAAAACGGATAAGGGAGAAAAAGAAATATAA
- a CDS encoding DUF4199 domain-containing protein — MENQRKSVFGPAMSYGLYLGLALILTQVIFYVSGNPFSKVSSYISYALLLGGISWGMYLFREKAGAEGMPYGRALGLGTAQTFFASILLGFFIFILYKFIDTGLIDKLYIYTEQTYLEHGMSEDQVETIMQMSKKMMTPAVLGVSQVFSLTLIGFIFSLILAIFFKRNPEEPFGEVVEEEEQN, encoded by the coding sequence ATGGAAAATCAACGTAAATCGGTATTCGGTCCCGCCATGTCCTACGGATTGTACCTGGGGCTTGCGCTTATCCTGACACAAGTGATATTTTACGTCAGTGGAAATCCTTTTTCCAAAGTGTCTTCCTATATCTCTTATGCTTTGCTTTTAGGTGGCATTTCATGGGGAATGTACCTGTTCCGCGAGAAAGCCGGAGCCGAAGGAATGCCTTACGGAAGGGCGCTTGGACTGGGAACCGCGCAGACATTTTTTGCCTCCATCCTGTTGGGTTTTTTCATCTTCATCCTGTATAAATTTATCGATACGGGGTTGATTGATAAGCTGTATATCTATACTGAGCAAACCTATTTGGAGCATGGAATGTCCGAGGATCAGGTTGAAACCATCATGCAGATGTCGAAGAAGATGATGACACCAGCCGTTTTAGGTGTTTCACAAGTCTTTTCTTTGACCTTAATCGGATTTATCTTTTCTTTGATTCTTGCAATTTTCTTTAAGCGAAATCCCGAAGAACCTTTCGGTGAAGTAGTGGAAGAGGAAGAACAGAATTAG